CGGGCTGCGGCTGCGGCGACGATGACGACGACGACTCGTCCGATGGCGGAGACGACGACGCGGCCGGTGACGACGACGACGGGCCCGCCGGATACGACGAGCCGATCCCCGACGATCTTCCGGCCGAGGTGCCGCAATTCGGCGATGACGAAACGCGAAAGATCGTCGTCATCGGCACCGCGGACGACGGCCTCGATGTCCCGCGCGATCTCGATTTCGATCCGGAGCGCCCGGGCCGGCTGTGGACGGTGAACCGCGCGACCGACGGCACGGTCATCTATTTCGACGCGGGCTCGGACGAGCAGACGTCCGACGAGATCATCGACCGCTACGCCAACCACTTCATGGAGGAAGTCAGTTCCATCGCGTTCGGCGCGCCGGGGACGTTCGCGACCTGCCAGGAATCGCGCAATACCTACAACGGCCAGGCCGAGCCCAACGATTTCATGGGGCCGGCGCTGTGGCCGAGCGATCTCGACGTCTACGCGGCGGTGCATCAGTTCGACAACCTGCTCGGCAGTCACCTCGACATGCTTCACGAAAGCCCGCTTTGCATGGGCATCGAGCACGACACCGCCAACGTGTATTGGGTGTTCGACGGCATGCACGGCAACATCGTGCGCTACGATTTCAAGGAAGATCACGGGCCCGGATACGACGACCACTCCGACGGCATCGTGCGCCGTTACACGGAAATCGGGCTGACGCGCGAACCGGACGTGCCCGGGCATCTGGCGATGGATGATGAAACGCGGTGGATGTACGTGGCCGACACCGGCGCCGCGCGCGTCGTGCGCTTCGATACCGAGTCCGGTGCGTTCGCGGGCGATCTGTCCGGCGCGAAGGAGCCGCTCGCGGAGTATTCCGAATATCGCGGCGCGAACCACGAGACGTTCGTCGATGGGGGATTCGAGACGCCCTGCGGTGTCGCGGTGCACGAGGGCATCATCTTCGTGAGCGATTACGAAACGGGCGACATCGCGGGATTTGACGTCACCGGCGCCGAGATCGACCGCGTCAATGTCGGCGCGGGCGTCATGGGCATCGAGATCGGCCCCGACGGGCGGCTGTGGTTCGTCAACGCGGACGAGAACACGGTGAGCGTGATCGAGCCGTAGGGGGCACGCGGATCAGCTTCGGCGCCGCCACGGGCCGCCGGGCTCCCGCGCGAGATCCGCGTGCGTCCCGGACGCGATCGCCTCGGTGAGCGGCCACAAAAAATCGCGAATCGCTTTCATCGTGTCGGGAAATTCCCGCGCGGCAAGGTTCGCGCGACGAAGGAACGCCGACCACTGTGCGGCCTTCAACGAATCGTGCAGAAACCCGTCGGTGAACGCGATCGGCAACGCCCGTGGAAGGTCGTCGTGGCGACCTCCGAACGTCGCGACGATCGCCGCGCCGAGAACGCCTCCGTCAAATGATGTCGTGCGCGAGAAGTGCTCGATATCGAAAAAATCCTTCATTCTCGTATTCGACTGACCGAGTTCGACCGTCGCGCTGTACTTTTCCGCGATCACCGTTTCGGGCCGGTAGGCGAGGATGGTCGGTGCGGGGTGGTCCAACATCGTGGGAAGCGTCTCGGATCGCGGCGGAGGTACCAACCGATCGCCGAATCCCACGTCGACTTGCACCGGAATCACCGCGACGCCGAGACGTCCGGTCAGCGTGACGCGTAGTCCGTCATGCACACCGTCCTCGCGAATGCGCGCGACACGCACGGTGTTCGCGTCGAATTCGACACCGTCGGCTTCGACGGGTGCTTTGCAGATACCTTGAAACAGTTCGACGAAACGCCGCCGGTCCGATGCACCGAGCGACAGGAGATCGAGGTCGCGCGTCGGTCGTTGCGGGGCGTTGTCCCAAAGCGTGTAGAGCACGGCGCCCTTGAGGACAAAATCGTCGGCGAATTCGGACTGCGTGACGCGATACAGAAATCGCTCGATGCCGAAGTTGGTCAACCGAAGCGTGAAATCTTCCTTAAGCGCGTGTGCTTGCTTGAGGAGGCGGTCACGCACAGACGCAGGGATGTTTCGTTTCGCGCTCATATCGTCATCTGAATAAACGGCATGATGATTTTTTCGACGCGGCAAACCCTGGCGGCGGCCAGCAGGTCGTCGATCGTGCCGCGGCGGTCACGGCGAAAATCCCAAAGCGCCTCGGTAGCCACGTCGAGCCCGACCTTGTTGCGGTACTTGAAGCAGT
This DNA window, taken from bacterium, encodes the following:
- a CDS encoding nucleotidyl transferase AbiEii/AbiGii toxin family protein codes for the protein MRDRLLKQAHALKEDFTLRLTNFGIERFLYRVTQSEFADDFVLKGAVLYTLWDNAPQRPTRDLDLLSLGASDRRRFVELFQGICKAPVEADGVEFDANTVRVARIREDGVHDGLRVTLTGRLGVAVIPVQVDVGFGDRLVPPPRSETLPTMLDHPAPTILAYRPETVIAEKYSATVELGQSNTRMKDFFDIEHFSRTTSFDGGVLGAAIVATFGGRHDDLPRALPIAFTDGFLHDSLKAAQWSAFLRRANLAAREFPDTMKAIRDFLWPLTEAIASGTHADLAREPGGPWRRRS